The Parambassis ranga chromosome 4, fParRan2.1, whole genome shotgun sequence genome includes the window TAGTGCCAACATGTAATTGACTTGGTGTTTTATACTtgttcacactgacacatgtacacacacacacatctatccTACAAAAAGTTACAGTGAATTGAAAtaattttctttctctgtcccaACGTTTGATTAGTGCCATCCTCTCTCTCATTTGTGGGCAGTGTGATAGGAGCATGATGTCCTGGTGGTTACAGAGATTTCAAGGCACCTTTTTGCCCCATACAAAGAAACTTCTTCCTTACTCCTGGGGCGCATAAGGAAGCAATAAATGGAGAAAAAGCCCAAATACATGCCTAATCAAattaaggataaaaaaaaaatgtggtttgAGAAGGACATCAGGTTTAGAAGTAgcatcacatttctgtttgagCAACCACACACCagaatgaaaaaataaagaaaataagttTCTTTGTACAGATCACAGCCATGCTACATACTTAAGAAATGTGGAATGTGGACAGCGATCCATTATAACCACGAGGATCTACAGATGAGTTAGCCAGATTTGCATCCTTTAACTTTCCTCTAGTGTCACAATGAGGTTTTTTAGTTACTAAAAAGTAGTGTGGTCAGCttaataatgtaaaacattACCAGGCAGATGTCTCACTCGCCCTGAGTGGAATGTTTTATGTGCATGTACACATGCGCTGGAGGGCACATCAATATATGTAAACACTGGTAGTCTGCCATTTCTGTTTTGTGGTAAAgatggactgtttttttttttggttgtgcaATTGAATGTTTTTTCACAATTGTAGTTTTTAGTTATAGCTAATAGACCTGCATTTAGTGAACATCTCCTATTATCACCATAGGCTGTGGAATAATGACCTATCACCCATATCCATCCGTCTATTCATTGTACTTAACCTGACACAAAGAGACCTTCATCATTTACACTCAGAGCTTAGCAAACAACCTAATATACAACACCTACTTATACAATTTAGTTAGTGTTGCCACAGAGAGGCCTGTCTCTGCTGCATGTTGAGGCCATGAcgctgttctttttttcattgaGTTCATTCACAAGCATGTAATCCTATAATAATATCACAGCTACAGAGCATTTTACCGGAAAAACTGGAAACAGCATGAATCAGGGCCTAACTTCTGTTTGCTACAGTCAAACAGGATGTGAAACTGAGAGCATTATTCATATGCATATACCTATATTCTCTCGATGATATTTACCCATTGACTCATATGCTATCCAGCCTGATATGATAAGGACATATATTTTACACACAGTCCTGTCTGATGATGtgtcactccctccctccctctgattTGTATGCAGGTTTCCCCCGCACACTGGCACAGGCCGTGGCCCTGAACAGTCTGTATCAGCTCGACTTAGTTATCAGCCTCAACATCCCCTATGCGACTCTGAGGGAGAGACTGAGCGACCGCTGGATCCATCCAGCCAGCGGTAGAGTCTACAACATGGGCTTCAACCCGCCTCGAGTTCAGGTGTCTAGAAGTGTTTTACACATTCTGCCCTGTGCGTCACTGTGGCCTTCCCCTCGGGATCTGCGGCAGTGGGAAGGATTTAATGACTTTCTTCAGCTGGAGGAATAGACTTGTTACCCCACCattctgcacaaaaacacacatactgcaAGATATTCCACTTTACAAAGTCCTGGTTTCCACACTGACTTCATAGCTGTTATGTATTTTCCTAATTCGAgattagaagaagaaaataagtgTAACAATTGCCATTATAGTGACTTCAATATACTTGTGAAGGGTGGAAGCTGTATCCTCTCCTGCATTTTTAATATACAAGCTCCTTAAGATCAATATATGAGTATCATGTTGACGGTGTCTAATTGCAGAGTGCTGAACACATGCAGGTttgctgtttatgtgtttatgttatCGTGATGTGATGCACTCCTCTTCACTAACAGATTTTATTGCACAGTCTTGAACTGCATTGTTGCATTGCAGTGACCTTGTGCTTGTGTCGCCCTCCTTTAGGGTAAGGATGACATCACCGGGGAGCCACTGATTCAGCATGATGATGACAAGCCGGAAGCTCTGATGGCCAGATTGAGACACTACAAAGATGTGGCGAAGCCTGTCATAGACTTATACAAGTCAGTAAATCATCACTGATTCATGTTGAGAATCTTAGgtaatattaaattattttatggATGTAAGTTTGTTTGGAAACCAAAGGTTTTGCATTTATAGAGCTGTTTTCTGCCTGAGTTGCATCAAAGCCTGctgcacacacccacatacacatttcacacaccaacagtgacagctgccAGAACAGGAGGcgctcacctgctcctgctaACAACTTTGGGTTCAGGTTTGACCTAGAAAATGCAGGATACACAGGCATGCAAATGGGCTAGTGATGGAACTGACAGTCTTATGATTAGTCGGTGATACACTCCCTCTCACTCAGACTTATATGCAGGTGTATGCATCCGCCAACCACTTAGCTTACATCCCAGACACTATAACCTGTCTTGTTTCTAATTTATTCCCCTGCTTCATGTTTAAGGTCACAGGGAATCCTGCACTCATTTTCCGGAACAGAGACAGATCGGATCTGGCCTTACATCAACTCTCTCCTCACTAATAAGATGCACAACCAGCCTTCAGACACCCGCCAATCCCAGACGCCCTGACACGACTGAATGAAGAGACCACAGGGGcaagggaggaggaagcagggGGGATGTTTTTACGTACCAGCCTAGTGTCAGATTCCGGCTTCCTCATTACAAACGAGAAACAAGGGCACTGATCAACATGTTTGTGATTCAAACACtagctgttttcttttaaaatagaATAGTTGTATGCAAATATTTCAGTCTAAACATAGCAAACGCTGCTTAAATAGCCGATATCTTTACATATTTCATTAAATTTGCTTTATCTTTTTTACAGAATGACAAATTATTGCttctattctgtgtgtgttaccattTAATTACCTGTAtgactgataagtttgtggACTAGGGCAGAAGAAGATAAGCTAGTCCCTTTTCTTAGACCCACTCTATTCAGTTGATTTGGGATCCTCTCAGTACTACATCCGTCCTAATATGAAGAAGAAGCTCAGGGGTTGccatcattttttaaatatattttaaaggtagggtaggacatttcattctgatgcactttttgttaaattagtgtaacttctttttacaattcaatagcaaccgattagttgggcagtttcgcattaaaacaaagaatattaatcatctgtggaagctataaaatgctaaaaacatcagccaatcctccgggtggaccctgcgtggagtattggatggttgtcactctcttcctgctctgcgcacaccagagaggtacgtgcacgatggccaaagtcacagaccgcagctcgtcttcaggtaatgcacgtccatgtgattggaggcgtggcttcagggtgagctccgagagaaaggggcgtgtgtttactttcaaaatctggctgacgcACTGAgatttcaaaatctcctaccctacctttaagcaatGAGGTGGATTACCTTCAGGAGGCCAATGACACTGGGATCTGTATTGTCCATGACCACTGGACTAACTTTGTAAAGATAGGAGGGAATGATGTGGTTCAACGGTTTTCTACCATTGACTTCTTTCaccttaggccacaaacttatcagtcaCTCCCTTTACTGCTGTTTTCACTGGGTTTCATTCATTTCACCGCCTGATCAACAGCACGGTGTCTCTCATTTTTCACTATAAACCCGTCCAAGCCAGTGTGCTGTATAACAAGTCATCTGTTACAGATAGAACTATTTTACAGGGCAGCTCTATATATCCATCCATTACACAGGCAATGTGCACTATACACAAATTACAActatttgctgatgtgtgtCACTTTATATTCAGCCGTCGTTACAGTCACTGTACAGCACTGCTTGGCTGGTATAAAGACCAATGCTGTCATTGTTGTTACATATCTTAACTCTCACGTTGCCTCGAGATTTTGATCCACCAGAATGTCGTAATAATTTTGTTTGATGTAATGTTTTCTGCAGGGTTTGTTCAAGTATAGAATTCTGCTGGACTTCAATGGTATTTGAATGTAAAGTTTAAATCAGTTCTTTATCTTAGGTTTGGCACACTTGTGACCAATGTGCAATAGATCAACCAAGACCAATTAAGAGAGCCCTCCAGTTTTTACACCTCCTAGATTGTGTGCATAATATTGgaaaactgaagaagaagaagaaacaatcGGAGCGCCTTGCTGACTTCAGGACGTCTTTAGATGTTGATTTGCTTAAGTAGGAACTCTACAGCAAGCAGCTGATTTACACTGTGGGTCATAATGTATAGGACTGTGTTAACAGACGTTCAATGTGTACAGTTGAATAATTGGGTGTGGTGCAAACATGTGAAGTAGTACATCATCACACCACACCGTGGTTGTGTAACACCAGTGATTTCTTTTGCCCTATTTTCATGCTGTTCAAGCCCATTcaagaacaataaaaatattttcccaTGAGTGATTTAATCATCTTTTTGCAGCTTATTGTAACTTTCTTGTGTGGGCAGACAATTGTCATTCTACTGGGGGCACAGACTTGATTTCTCTTGAggaaaaatgtttgaaatgatgttttctgtctgtatgttatgttctatatttaataataaaaacaggaagcaggagaAGCATGTGTAAACTTAAAACACGTAGAAGAGACAGGGAGTGGCTGTGACAAAGGTTGTAACAGTATCACTTTCATCAATAAGGGATGACTTGAGAATCATGTGATCAATTTCATGAAAAGCAACCTACTTCCATGGTTTCATAACCAAGTGAACACttctcttgtcttgtcttggTGAGACATTCTTTTTATGCACATTTAAAGCTATGCTGCTACAAATAActaaaccatggctgacagcgGTGGGGTTAGTTAATGACATAATGACAACTAAACATTTCTCCTCATTTGGTTTCCATCTTGCCAAGACTTTGAAGTGGGTGTGAAAACTGACAGGGGTGTGCCCATTCACATTGTGCATCTGTCACCACTGATTAAACAGATAATGACACAGCTTCTTGTTTGGCTAAGCTCATAAGTTTTAGAAGAATGTTTACTAAGTGTTAAAAATAGCAGCAAGCTTGTGGGTTCCAGTCATTCTTGAAGTGATTTAAACGTTACGGGTGGGTTCTTTTTGGTCCTTGATTTcacaatatacacacacatgtaaaatacAAGTTACATGATTGATTAAACCCTTTGAAACATTTTGAGACTTTGAGAGCtctaacacaaaaacataaactaCAAAAAAATGCCACAACCCTTATCTGtctgccacacacacgcacatgcacaggAACACTATCTGCTTCTCCTCCCGTCCTGTGTAATCCTCTCGGATCTGTAAATAAACCCCATGTGCATTTGCGTGTGGGTAAAACTCTTGCTCCACTGTCACTGTCGGATTACATGCTCATCCGTTGTGTTTACCTTTGACAGAAGGTGCAGCGCTGGCTATGCATGCATGGACCGTGACTCAGATTTAGATGGTGAACTGTGTTTGCACCTGCATAACATGAACTTCATATCACAGTGTGTCCTAAAAATACAAcattcataaaaaaatgttattttaggGACCTTTGTGTCTTATTTATATCTACATCTTACAGACAAGTTATCCTGAAATATactctttttttaaactcataAGAACAGTTTGCGGATGAGAGATGttccattattttttttgcagataGCCTCCTCAttaaagttagcatgctaaaagGTACAATACCAGTTTTTACCACCAGGCGGTCTAGTGAGTCAATGTATAGTTTAGACTGCTGTCAGTCCaacaagagaggaaggaaaagtaGTTTCAGCAGAGGTGTGGTGTCGAGTCACATGACTCAGCCTCGAGTTTGAATCGAGTTGCTAATTTGATGACTTGAGACTTGACTTAAAATGTGAAAAGACTTGCAAATCGACTCTAACGACAGTGACCTGTGACTTTACTTGGACTTGAAATACTGAAtggatgtgatgtgtgtgctaTCCAGTTAACATGTTACTGCCAAATGGACACAGAGCAGCCTATACATCTTGCTGCCCCCCACGGCATCATAACCTGACAGATGCATGTACAGGATGCAGACTACTGTGCATGGTTTGATTAACAACACTCAGCCTCTCAGAGTTTAAAGTAGCCAAAGCATCAAAGTGCATTCTGCCCAAGTATATTGGGCTGTACACAATAAAAATTAACACAAACTCACTGTAGATTAAAGACTTGCACTTACTTCAGACATGCAAAACTTGGTGACTTGGTCCCTCCTCTGAGTTTCAGAGTTATCTATGTTTATAAATTGTAGAAAAATTGTTACAACAACCTGTATGATTACCTGCTGGATGATGATCAGCGTGCGGGAAACAGGGCCTACTTATTCGGCCTACGCGAATCACGGGCAGCCGGCGGAGCGGTGAGCGAGGAAGCGGAAGTTCAGTATCTCAGGGTGGCTTGTAAACGATTCTCTGTACTGTGTActgttctgtgctgtgattAACCGGACTCAAATGTATGTTTGTAGTGTTTACACGATAATGTTAGAAATACAAACGAAGAATAAATTGTGTGTCTGCACCTGGTCTGCGCTACAGAAGCAGCGAAGAAGAAAGCAAATCTCGCGAGAGTTCCGTTCTGTTTACCGACAGCAGCCAGGTTGTCTTTGCTAGGCTAcatgctaaaaacaaaccatagCATAGGTCAGCAGATCGAGTGTAACAGCCACTGATAATATGGATCCTCCGACAAATAAATTAGATTATAATATAGGAGACTGTGTGTAGGAGTTTAGAAACTgctctgcatcttttttttccacttagaGGAGAGTTAACCTCCATATGCTAACAGAATGTGTGCGGTAAGGCTAGCGGCTACACAAATATACCATAATATAAATATGCGTAAGTATAGCACAACACATCATGATGAGAATAACTTCAGTGTTTCAGAGCAGTTTCAGATGAGCAATAGCGACCTCATTCTGGAATCAAGGTATTACAACTTGACTACAAATCAagctatattatatttttaaaagcCCTGTGCATTAACATgctaatgtcttttttttaatactaatGAGATTTCAGTTTAATTAGGCCTTAGACTGATTGATACATGTCACGCTCCATCATTTGTTGCTATGGCTGAATATGCTCCACATCATTCTCTGTAGTCCCTGAAGTCCACTCCGGGTTTTTCCCTGTCAGCTCAGGCTGGATGCGCTGAGCGGCGCAGTTTCTTTACTGTACAGATCCACAAGCACCCACTCCCCGTGCTGCTGCCTCGCTTATGCTCATCCACAGTATCTACACATCCACCAATCGCCATCGCAGGACCTTATTTGTTgatcacatgaaaaaaaagtgacattaatGATGCCTTATAGCTCAGTGCTGCTTCTGTAATATTTAGCCGACATGTTAACTTGGAGCTGATTCCTCACAGGACTGCGCGTCTCACAGGACGTTTTACCACTGTGACCTTTGACTGGCAGCGAATGACAAATCAAAGGTCGCTATCTGTGAGTGGAACCGGGGTTCAAAGCGCATCTCCACCACGGCACAA containing:
- the ak4 gene encoding adenylate kinase 4, mitochondrial gives rise to the protein MAKLFRAAIMGPPGSGKGTISKRIAQSFGLQYLSSGRYLRESIAANTEEGVLVKTYVERGMLVPDHVMTRLMLPKLEQLCGHSWLLDGFPRTLAQAVALNSLYQLDLVISLNIPYATLRERLSDRWIHPASGRVYNMGFNPPRVQGKDDITGEPLIQHDDDKPEALMARLRHYKDVAKPVIDLYKSQGILHSFSGTETDRIWPYINSLLTNKMHNQPSDTRQSQTP